In Solwaraspora sp. WMMD406, the genomic window GGCGCGGCCGAGGTCGCCGTACGGATCGCAGATGGCGACGACGGCGGCGCCCCGGGCGGCGGCGAGCACCGCGAGCGCGGCGGTGTCGGCGTCGGGAACCCGGCCGTAGAGGGCCAGGCGGATACCGGTGACGTCCCAGGTGGCGTCGGGTAGGGCGAACCCTTCCCGGGTGTTCCAGCCGGCTCTGGCCAGGCGGCGCAGCACACCGGTCGCGTCGGCGGCCGAGTCGAGGACGTAGTGCGGTGCGTCGGTCACCGGAGGTCCTCCCCGGCGGTGGCCAAGGCGGCCGCTTCGGTGCGGGTACGGGCGCCGAGCTTACGCATCCCGGCCCGTACGTGGGTTTCCACTGTTTCGGCGGAGATGCCCAGCTGGTTGGCGATGCGGCGGGTGGGTTCGCCCTGGGCGACGAGCCGCAGGACGTCGCGTTCCCGGCCGGTCAGCTGTTCGCCGCTGCGCGGGCCGCGTTCGTCGCGACGGACGGCGTGGCGGCGCAGGGCGCGGCGGGTGCGGCCGAGGAGCACGACCAGTCCGGCGTGCGCGGCGAGGGATTCGGCGGCGAGCAGCGCCGGTACGGCCCGTCGCGGGTCCGGTTCGTGGAGTCCGTGGGCGAGCAGGCAGCGGACCTGTTCCCGCACGGCGGTGTCGCGCCAGCCGTGTGCGGCCTGGCTGAACCGTTGCGGGTCGGTGTGGTCCCAGGCGGCGAGGGTGTCGGCGACCGCCGGTAGCTGCCGTTCGGCGGCCGGCGGGGGGTCGGGGGGTGCGGGGGCACCGTCGTAGCCGGCCCACCGGGCGGTGATCCGGCGCAGGCCGTCGAGCAGCGGCGGCGCGCCGGACGGGGTGTCGCCGGCGGCGCTCGCCTTGTCGGGTTGGCCGTCGAGCCAGGCGGCTTCCCGGGCGACCCAGTCGAGGAGGGCGGTGACGGCGGCGGGGGCCGGTGCGCGGGTGGCCAGGCGGGCGCGGGCGGGGGCGAGGAGTCCGCTGTCGGCCTGGACGAGGCTGGCGGCGGCGACGGCGTAGCCGTGCGCGGCGGCCGGCAGGGCGCGGTCGGTGAGGTCGGTGGCGGCCCGGACCAGCGGGTCACCGCCGGCCGGCCCGGGCCCGTCGACGGGGGCCGCGGCGGCGGGGTTCGGTCCGCCGGGGTCGCGGGTGTCCGCGTCGGCGGGCGGGGCGGGGTCGCCGCGCAGGGCCAGGCACCACAGTCGGGCGGCGACGAACCGGGTCTGCCAGCTGTAGGCCAGGTCGGCGGCGCAGGCGTCGCCGGCGGCCAGCGCGGTGTGGGCGGCTTCGGTGAGTCGTCCGTCGGCGGTCAGGGTCTCCACCAGCTGCCAGGCGCTCCACCGGGCGGTCAGCAGGTCGCCGGCGGCACCGGCGGCGGCGGCTGTGGTGGCCAGGGCGTATTCCCAGCCGGGGGCGCGGTCGGCGGCGAGCGCGGCGGCGAGCGCGGCGCGCAGGCCGAGATGCTGGGGGCTGGTGCCGTGGCGGGCGGTGACGGCGGCGGCGCGGACCGGCGCGGCGGCCGGGTCGGTGGCGAGGTCGGCCAGTAGGAGGACCCGGTCGCGGGCGGCGACGACGTCGGGTGCGGCGTCGTCGGGCACGGGTGTGGCGGCGGCGCGGGCGGCGGCCGGGTCACCGGCGTGCAGCAGGGCTTCGGCGCGTAGGACGGCGGCGTCGACGCCGAGCAGGCCGGCGGCGGTGAGGACTTGGACGGCGCGGCCGGGGCGGCCGGCGGCCAGGGCGGCGCGGGCGGCGGCCAGCCGGGTGTCGGCGGTGGCGGCGGGCTGGTCGCCGGCGAACAGCAGCAGGTCGGCGCGGGCGCCGCTGGTGGTGGCGGTGGCGGCGGCGGTGACGGCGCGCTGGTAGGCGGCGGTGGCGTCGCCGGCGGCGGCGAGGTGCCGGACGGCCTGGGTGTCGTCGGTGACGAGGTCGGCGAGGCGGCGGTGCAGGGCGCGGCGGCTGGTGTCGTCGAGCAGGCCGGCGGCGACGTCGGCCTGGTACGGCGACACGGGGGCGGCCAGGCCGTCGGGGTCGACGGTGACGATGGTCGCGTCGACGAGTTCGGTGACGCCGGGGCCGAGTAGCGCGGCGGGTGCGGGGCGGCCGAGCAGGCCGAGCGCGGCCAGGGCGGTGCGGGCCGGGCGGGTCAGGTCGGCGAGGGCGGCGGCGACCGCGTAGGTGACCTGGTCGAGGTCGTCGCCGACGGGTGGGGTGGGCGCGGCCGGGCCGCCGGTGGCGGTTGCGGTGCCGTGGGTGCGGGCGGCGTGTCGGGCCAGGGCGTGCGCGGCCAGCGGGTTGCCGCCGGCGCGGCGGGTCAACGTCGCGGTGGTGGTGTCGTCGATGGCGGGGGCGAGGCGGCGGATCAGGGCGGCGATGGTCGGCGGGGGCAGGGCCGGCACCGGCAGCCAGGTGGCGTCGTCGGCGCGTAGCGGGGCCAGCGCGGCCGGGGGCAGGTGGTGCGGGGTGCGCAGGGCGACGACGACGCGGCAGTGGCGGGCCAGGGCCGGCAGGGCGGCGATGGTCAGCGGGTCGGCCCAGTGCAGGTCGTCGAGGACGAGGAGGCCGTGGCGCAGCCGGGACCGGACCGCTTCGGCCAGCAGGTGCGGGTCGTGGGTGGGTAGCCGGACCCGTACGGCGCGGCTCAGCGGCAGGGCGGGGACGTGCCGGAGCGCGGACAGGCCGCCGCCGGTGTGCGTCGGGCCGGGGAAGGCGGCGCGGACGCGCCGCAGCAGGGTGCTGCGGCCGCAGCCGGGCGGGCCGGTGACGACGACCAGGCCGGGGCGGGTCAGTCTTTGGGTGACGGCGGTGACGGCGGTGTCGAACGGGTCGGCCGGCCTGGCTCGCCGGCCGGTGTCGGTGCCGCCGGAGGCAGCGGTGGAGGTGGGGCCGGCGGTCGTGGCGGATCGGGCGGGGTGGTCGGCGTCGCCCGCCACGGTGGGTTCGCCGTGGCGTGGCGGGCGGGCGGCGTGGCCGCCGCCGGCTGGGTGCCGCACTCGTCCTCCCGCAACAGCTCGTCGCCCCGACCGGCGAAGGTGGCACGAACATGGGATCCTGCGCCGGCAGGATATTCGTAGTGTGGATGTCGGCGGTGGGCGCACCGCCCATGCCCTGGTGTCGGGAGGACGACCAGCGAGATGAGTGTGAACCACCGCCCGACGTCTGTCATTGTCGCCGACCGCGTGGGTGGGTGACCAATCGTGGGCGCTGGTCCGTTGAGTAGCCGGGTAGCGGCGTTGTGTGACGAGGTGGGGCCGCGGGTCGGTCCGCGCACCGCTGGTGAGGTGCTGCGGGTGCGTCGCCGGCTCGACGAGCCGTTGCGGGTGGCGATCGCCGGGCGCCTGAAGGCGGGAAAGTCGACGCTGGTCAACGCGTTGATCGGGCGGCGGGTGGCGCCGACGGAGGTCGGTGAGTGCACCCGCATCGTGACCCAGTTCCGGTACGGCACCGCCGACCGGGTGGACGTGGTGCGCCGGGACGGGTCCCGGTCGAGTCTGCCGTTGGACGCCGCCGGGATGATCCCGCAGCGGCTGGGGGTGCCGAGGGCGCAGATCGCGTTCGTCGACGTCACGTTGACCAGTGACCATCTGCGGGAGTTGACGGTGATCGACACTCCCGGTCTGTCGTCGACCAGCGCCGGGGTCAGTGAGTCGGCGCAGCGGTTCCTGTTCGCCGCCGGTGGCGGGTCCGGTCCGGGCGGTGACGGTGGCGGTGACGCGGACGGGGTGGACGCCGGGGTCGACGCCACGGCGCCGTTCGACGCCGGTATAGACGACGACTCGGTGGGCGCGGTGTCCGGCGCCGAGGCGATCATCTACGTGTTCACCCAGTCGGTGCGCGACGACGACGTACGGGCGTTGGAGGCGTTCCGGTCGGTGTCGGCGCGGCTGTCGAGCAATCCGATCAACTCGCTGGGGTTGTTCAACAAGGTCGACAAGTTGGTGGCCGGTACGGCCGACCCGTGGCCGGTGGCGGGGCCGTTGGCGGCCGATCAGACGCGGGTGCTGCGGCGGGTGGTGTCCGACGTGGTGCCGGTGGTGGGGTTGCTGGCCGAGACGACCGAGGCCGGCCGGTTGACCGCCGCCGACTGTGAGGCGCTGCGGACGTTGGCC contains:
- a CDS encoding LuxR C-terminal-related transcriptional regulator; its protein translation is MRHPAGGGHAARPPRHGEPTVAGDADHPARSATTAGPTSTAASGGTDTGRRARPADPFDTAVTAVTQRLTRPGLVVVTGPPGCGRSTLLRRVRAAFPGPTHTGGGLSALRHVPALPLSRAVRVRLPTHDPHLLAEAVRSRLRHGLLVLDDLHWADPLTIAALPALARHCRVVVALRTPHHLPPAALAPLRADDATWLPVPALPPPTIAALIRRLAPAIDDTTTATLTRRAGGNPLAAHALARHAARTHGTATATGGPAAPTPPVGDDLDQVTYAVAAALADLTRPARTALAALGLLGRPAPAALLGPGVTELVDATIVTVDPDGLAAPVSPYQADVAAGLLDDTSRRALHRRLADLVTDDTQAVRHLAAAGDATAAYQRAVTAAATATTSGARADLLLFAGDQPAATADTRLAAARAALAAGRPGRAVQVLTAAGLLGVDAAVLRAEALLHAGDPAAARAAATPVPDDAAPDVVAARDRVLLLADLATDPAAAPVRAAAVTARHGTSPQHLGLRAALAAALAADRAPGWEYALATTAAAAGAAGDLLTARWSAWQLVETLTADGRLTEAAHTALAAGDACAADLAYSWQTRFVAARLWCLALRGDPAPPADADTRDPGGPNPAAAAPVDGPGPAGGDPLVRAATDLTDRALPAAAHGYAVAAASLVQADSGLLAPARARLATRAPAPAAVTALLDWVAREAAWLDGQPDKASAAGDTPSGAPPLLDGLRRITARWAGYDGAPAPPDPPPAAERQLPAVADTLAAWDHTDPQRFSQAAHGWRDTAVREQVRCLLAHGLHEPDPRRAVPALLAAESLAAHAGLVVLLGRTRRALRRHAVRRDERGPRSGEQLTGRERDVLRLVAQGEPTRRIANQLGISAETVETHVRAGMRKLGARTRTEAAALATAGEDLR
- a CDS encoding dynamin family protein; translation: MGAGPLSSRVAALCDEVGPRVGPRTAGEVLRVRRRLDEPLRVAIAGRLKAGKSTLVNALIGRRVAPTEVGECTRIVTQFRYGTADRVDVVRRDGSRSSLPLDAAGMIPQRLGVPRAQIAFVDVTLTSDHLRELTVIDTPGLSSTSAGVSESAQRFLFAAGGGSGPGGDGGGDADGVDAGVDATAPFDAGIDDDSVGAVSGAEAIIYVFTQSVRDDDVRALEAFRSVSARLSSNPINSLGLFNKVDKLVAGTADPWPVAGPLAADQTRVLRRVVSDVVPVVGLLAETTEAGRLTAADCEALRTLAGLPSAQRMVLLASVDLFVSRDCPVPRPQRERLLRLLDLYGIGFAVAQLSAAPQLASGDLVRTLFAASGFPRLRHTLDEAFRWRTDAIKAGWGLSSLEKVASHTAHPADRETLRDAIERLLHQPEYHRLRLLEVAQLVTTGSVELPESMEQELTRLALSTDPRWVLDLPSAGVDQLVAAAVEAATRWRVFAVAGASPAQSRVALVAHRGFHLLSQQVRTQSAQTGPGVGGR